GTAATACATCTCGCGGGCGCTCTGTGCTACTAACTGATTCTCAGCCAGCTCGCCAGGGTGGAGCTTCGTGTTAGCTGTAGGCGCGCACGGAGGAAGAGTAGGCGCACCCCCTGTCCGTGcattcgtgagtccgtccgtccgtgcttctgtccgtccatgagttcgtctatccgtctgtctgttcgtccatgcttccgtccgtccgtctctccatccttccatccatcgtGCGTGTGTCCGTGTTTTTGTCCGACCGTCTGTACTTCCGCCCGTAAATCCGTGTGTCCGTCGATTTGTTGTCACAccagcgccacctgctgagtgagtcatacaactaggtggttatcAACGTTAGTGGTTATGAACCGGTTACAAAGagacatgcatggacagactttaggagctttgcccctaaacggaggcgggggggggggggggagcaagagCCAAACGGCCCCGTTTGCTCTCACAGCCAAACGACGTTTATAAAATTGTTCCTATTACTTCATGGCGAGCTGCATATGGGTCAGGGCTAGGTCTCATATTATTTATTTTCTCGAGCAAGAGAACACTTAGACGCATTAGAGCATGTGTACAACCATAATATAGATACCGCATGCCGACGTTGCATGCAGACAGTTAACGGTGAAAAGAGGTCGCAAGGTTTTTCCGTACTCACTAATGATGATAAATGCTTCAAACATAAGAACTTTCTGTCGCGcttattgcaacaaaaaaaaaaaacgaaatgtcgCCGTAGCCTCCAAACAGTTGAATCACGGATGGCGTCGGTGTTATTCAAGGCTTGAACTTCTACATATTCTCTGAAACTTTCCGTTACCGCTTGTACCAAGAGCACTGAATGGGATTTGTTTTAACTTCGTGCAATAACGCGAAAAGGTCGGCAGTGTCTCGATTGCTTGCGTGCTTTAGATCATGGggttaaatgcaaaaaaaaaaacgtgattccATGTTTTTCAATATAGGATCCAAACGGCGTACATCTTATAACTGGGTGCATTTTGCTTAGAATTCAAACGTCGGTACTGACATTTCATTCTAAGCTCAATGGCGTGGTGTCAAGATACATTGTGTCCCTCTTATATCAATGTACAATAAAAATTCAACTATATCTGTAAGTACAAGTTTCACTTCCGTGTTATACCGAATTTAATAAAGGAGGGATcaaccatgcttttttttttcgtatgcgtATGTGTATCCAAAgcgaatgaataaatatataGCATCACATGCTGTTACAAATTTATATCATCTTAGAAATTCCAGACCAAATCGACAAATATTTCACTTCTTAAGTGTTCTCTGTGATTGGTCAACTGGCCCAGCTAATCGAATGTTCAGTGTTGCGATTGGCCGAAATTTGGCCCTAGTGAAGGTTCTAGAGCAAGACGTCTCCGGGAATGGGGGGCCCGGTACACTTACCTCACTGTATGCGCCGAAATACTTTCGTCGTCAAAATTAGCGGCTGCAGGGTCTGACATCACGGGTCAGTGCAGATGCTTGTTCTACTCATAAGCAGGCTTTCGCACAGTATATGAGAAAAGGCAAAGTATACAGGAATCCACACGAAAACTTCACGTACGCACACCAGCATGTTAGCGTAGCAAGACGAGAGCATTTTTTTCTAGGAGATATACTACATGGCAACAGTCTGGACACACATATAGTGtatcttctgaaaaaaaaaatgttctcaacacatgctctggcaatgtcccgcgttaactcagggacctctcaccagtgagtccgagcTGGGAAGAGGCATTCAGGAGCTCCAACCTCCTACACTAAATAAAGCCAGTCCATGGGGGCCCAAGAAGTGGTGGAACACAACCGCGTTTCCACCTCGACTCGGGCGTCATTTACAGTAGCGGCTGCTGGGATGTCCCTCGTGGACACCCTGGTGGCCTAAACTCCTCAGGACCGTCTAATAAAGTTCTTGACGGTCAGACTAACTTATATGTTTTGGTGCAGTTTTGAATCAGCATGATAACCACTCATAACGTTAGGCATACACGCACCGACCTGCTAAGCTGCTCAAACGTGTACAGTACGGTCCACTTTTAAAGGGACCGTACTTTTCATGTTACTGTCCCTCGTAACTGCAACTTGACGTTCAAACATAGTTTGTGCATGGCTCTAGATGGTCAAAAGAAGAAAGAATTATCAACCAACGCCAGACTTGAGCAAATCTAAATGACTACGCAtttgcaagaaaaagaaatgcagaCGCGCCCTGCACTCGACTCTACTTTCTATGAGTGAACCAATCTATACATTCGCCTCGGTGCTTGTCATCAGGGGCTGAAGTTGACATGTACGCAACAAGCCAAAGCAGACATCTGCACATGTGGGCGCCTGCTAGATTTTAAAGCAGCCCCGTTTTCACGGTATCTCATATGATTGTCATCAaaataatttgattgatatgtggggttcaacgtcctaaaaccaccatatgattatgagagacgccgtagtatagGGCTCTAAATAATTCAACCACCTAACATTCTTCAACGTGCTTCCAAATccgaacacacgggcctacagcattctcacctctatcgaaaatgcagccgccgcagccgggattcgatcccgtgacctgcgggtcagccgccaagtaccttagccactagaccaacgcggcgagGTGGTCATCAAAATATTTTAGTTGCTTGATCTGCCATAGCACCTACATTTCGGCTTTCGTGTGGCGAGTTTGAAAAAGCTACAaaccttttttttcattcaaatttCTCAATGAATTTAGaacattctttctttttctgtttcatgTATTGCACAGCAGTGGTGCACACGTACGTATACTGACACGCGAGGACCAGAGAAATAATTTCTATTTTAAACataatacataaataaaaaatgacagcatatccacggggtgaatgatggagagtgaggctaagctgggtccgcacgccgTTTCGGCCTCCCGTTGTCGTACTGCAGGGTCTTCGCGGCACCGCCACGCAGCTTCGCGAGCGCTTCTGCctcgctcgaccgcacgtcggggtcccttcttcgagcgcgagccgccgccgccctGCGCGCACGCCACTCGGCAGATTTGTCCACCCTCTGTCGCCGAGCCTATGATTGAGCGCGCACGCCAAAACGGTGCTTTTATTGTACTATTGAGCGCCCCCTGGTGTATGGTGCCACCGAATAACACGTGATCGTAGTCACGCGATCGTCTTTCTCTCCTTCCGTACGTGTGACGTCAATCCTTCTTTTCTACTAGTAACGCCCTCTAGTGTCGTACCATTTGCATAAGCACCACCCTCTATGGCTGGTCCAAAAATTAACGAGGGGCTGTTACTCACaacggggacgcacaagccacgccataaggagcttcgcccctgaaaacatTACATGGTAGACAAGACATGAGTTGGGCTGGAACATCTTAAACTCTTCTATAGTATCTTTTATTACACagtgcaaacaaaataaaagattGATAAAGAGGGACATGACCATTCTTATTTTTTACTTGTCTATGTTCCACGTGCTTCTAAGCAGTCCGTCATCACAGCAGTCCACAAAATATCTTAAGTGCAAAACGCAACACGGATAGAAGACAATACGAAAGGCTACTTCAAAATGACCATAACGCAATGGCCTACAagtaatgttttgtatgtgtttaCACTTAGGAAACATGTGCATATTTGGGCCAACACCTATGTTTTGTATATTATGTGTTTACAAGCGTTGTCAACCAAGACACTTTTCTAGTCTGCTCCCGTACAGTATAGTTTATGCACTTGTACCATACCGGCTAATTAGTACCACCCATATACACGAGAACGCGGAGTGTGCTATGGCATATGAGGCTTGTCGAGGCATTATTTCCACCGTCGAATATCAGGTTCTTCTGGTTCCACATTTACAGGCTCAACTCATAGATTACTATTAAGCCGCCTAAATAAGTATCCACACATGTGCACCTTGAAATTTTATTGTTTCACACTGGCCGGACAAGTGCAAACGTCGATGGTTGGTAAAGCAGCAACCATATGAACCTTGTCATGGCACATTTTTTAAACTAGGAATACTCACTTCCAGCTTTAATCGGGTGAGTACGTCAGCTGAGCCATACTTTGTAGCTGCCATCTTCTGCAGGGTAGCCACATCTGCTGCCCTTCTCAGTCAGCTAACCTGCTCGAGCTGGTTCGTCGAGCATAACTGCATGCATCCTTGGCCTCTCATTAATGTATCAAGGAACATGACATGGGTGTGCTTGCGCAtgccgaaaacgtgaggtaaAAATATACGAATTCTTTGCATAACAGCTATCTGTAGGAGCATATTGCAGAATGTACGGCGTGGTGCAGACTGAAATGCTGGCACATTTGCAGTTTCCGCAGGACTACCTGGCTCTAGTGTGAGATCGTTGTGCGATGGTGGTATAACCTTATTTTTAATACAGCATAATGTTGTGTcttgtgtgggggggggggggctgcaggGCTATAGGCTTGTATTTTACCGCTTTGTCGATTTCATgaatgatatgtagggtttaatgtgccaaaaccaccatatgattatgagtgacgccacaGTGgcgggttccggaaatttcgaccacctggcctTCTTTAACTCGCGCCCAATttagagcacacgggcctagaacattttcgcctccatcaaacaTGCGGtcaccgcagccgtgattcgatcctgcgacctgcagctcagcagccgagtacttcagccattGTGTAGACAATCAGAGCGGCGCTTAAACGCTGTGTCGACTCCACCTCTCGGAGCACGTGTGCCCGCACCCGGGCGTTTTCTTACAGTTTGCCCAGTAAAAATTGTTGCCGTGAGCTCAAACAAAGTAAACTAGGAATCGGCGTGCTCCGATCCTAAACGGGATACGTGGCTCTCAAAGTTTGCCGCTGTAATGGTATCTACGTGTCGACTGTGAGTCTGTCAAAACTATGACGCACACTATAGACGTGTCTTCTATACGCCTATAAACGCTCTTAGAAAACCCTTGCCTTCAAGATGCATTCCTCgttatttttaatttttggtATACCACAGCACCGAAAAACCTGCTCACCGTGATGGCTATCACCTCAACTGCTGTGGTTGTTTTATTTGCATTAACATTCCCTGTGTCTGACCGCCATCGAGGAAAACGAGCGTTGACTTGTCAAGTCTGATGCAACGGAAGATTTTTCTTTTGTCATGATGGATTATTCATCTCTAGGATATTATGTATTACGACCAGATAAATACATTGCGCAGCGAGCTATATAAGAAAAATTGCAAGGCTTGCGTAGCTTTAAGACGTAAACAGGCACGACACTGTAGTTTAtagggcaaaaaaaaagagccacgtGATATTCTCGTTGCAGCTACTTTTTCATCACACGACTTCATTCTTTGAATTAGAAACGTTCCCAGCGGTGCTGCCTCTCCTCTGAGAAAACCACTACTGTTGCACGACATGACACGGCGATTCCTGAGCGAAAACTTTGTCGGCGCGCCCTTCTCAAGCAGCCCacggccgcaaaaaaaaaaaaaaaaaaggccgaatGCCTCTTTCAGAACCAGCGTACACTTTATAGTCGATAAGTGGTGCTGTGATCTAGTAGGTAAATTCTGGGAAGAATTCCGAGTCGAGGTTCATTCGCGAAGACGCGGCcatatgaaaaagaagtggagGTCGGATACAACAAGTGCAGAGCATGAGAGATCATTGGTGCTCAAATGCATTAACAAAACGTGTCGTGAGGCAAGTCGTTAGCGATAAGTTACAGGTGAAATGATACCATTTCAAATgctcagccacagcagccataCCATGTCATAGGAGGTATAATCAGTTTGCGAAGGACAGGAAAAACTGGGGGTCTCTAGAACGAATATGCTTCACGCAGAGGACGTTACACGTGACGTTGTTGGTTGTAGcaatggtggtgatgatgataatcatAATAACGATGATGGTGATAGCATTATAACAATAGACAACACGAAAAGTAACACACTTCAACCCGAAACAGCTGTCTCTGTATCGCATAAGCGCACGACGCCAAAGGAGGAGGCACGATGACTAAAAAACAGCCGAAGCACATTCAGGGCGTTTACAACGTTGGCTACGCCTGTACGTCATCGTCGGGATCTTCTTCGATGGAGATCCTCTCCTCTCGTATGGTGCGGCATCCACCGGCGTGGCTGCTCTCCTCACTGCTTGGAATGGTGCCACCCGAGTGGCTGGCGGCGTCGGCGCGCGAGTCACCGGCCGAGTTGCTCTCAGAGTCGGCGTCGTCACCCGAGCTCGCTACGCGAGGAACGGCAGCTTGAGGCTTAGGCTTGAGCGATCGCAGTAGCTTCCGCAGCCGCTGCCGCAGCGTCAGGTCCTCACACTCGGCGAGCGAGTCCCAGGAACCCCGGCTCCGCTTCTCCTGTTCGTGCTCGTACAGGGCTTTCACTTTCTCTAGCGCTGCAGGATGTAAATGAGACATAGTTAATACACATGAACTCTGTGTCAGTGTGACATGACACCCATtcaaaaaaatgaaaagcaaaaACAAAGCTAATGTTTCTCTAAGACAACCTCAGCACGCATCAGTGCGTAGGTGGGTTGGCAAAAAACTTGATTTCTTCTTTTTTGAAGAAGAGGAgcgaagagatagagagagggggaaATCATTACACAGGGTAGTTCTCCATCACTAAaactttgaaaaaagaaaaaaatatgagagGCAAAAGGGGACACAGTGATACAATGGCTTCGTTAGGTAGTCACCTCTTTGTCACTGTCTCTGCGTTTGTCTCTGAGATATTTTTCTCTTTTCAACATTTTAGTGGCTTTTTCTAAGTTTAAGTATGTGCGAATTTGCTCAACAAGCAACACTTTTGAAGGCTGCCGCAGCTTTCACTGATCTAACCAGGGTGGCCTCCTAAACTATGGTTCTGGAGCagcgcaaggcagcctcccacaGCTCCTCACTGTCTAATCGTTTACGGCGGGATGGAGATGGCGTGTGCTTAGGCCACCCCCACCAGATATTATGTAGAATTTTTTACAGAACAATATTTACCGATAGAGGGCGGGATGAACAGCAGAGTTATgatttgggtgagttggtgcacATTCCTCAGAATTTGAACGAGTCAATAGAACAAAGGACGCAGCGAGAAGTGGGACACAAAACTATTGGAAAGATTAGGCGTGAAATCCTGGAAGCCTGTCACATCATCATATGAAAGGATAATAGCATAGGTGCACCTTAtatcacaagtacagatgagaagagagagagggaggcaAAATAAGAGAATGGTAAGGAGGTCAACCAGATTTATATCCCCTTTAAAACTCTGCACTAAGGGGAGATGGAAAGGGTAAAGATGAAAACCAAAGTGGAGAGAAAAGTAGACGCGCAAAAAATGTAAACAAAGAAACAGAAGAAAGGCGTAGAAGTTGCACTCCCTATCACACTGGCGTTAGCGACTTGTCCTATCTTGTTACCAGTGTTGTACGGTGCTTTGTTATGTTTTGAGCTGTGCATGCTCGCCCGGTTTTTGAAGATGATAAATGCTTTCCGTAAGTCGCAGTTGTTTGTCCAACCATTGTGTATATTACTGCTCTCCTCTGTCCTTCGTTCCCTTGGCTCGCTCCAATGATGAAGAATGAGAGCAGAGGCTAAGTGCGGTAATCATATTCACTGTTGTTTTATGTGGAACAGTCGGACTTGAATAATGAAGTATGAAGTTTTACGAAACaataagagagagaaaaacataGGTGCAAGAGTAGTACGGTAAACCAACTGAGAATTCAGTCTGACATAAAACAAATGCAACCTCAAGGAGCACACATAAAGTGAGTTAACATTGCTCGCACACAAAAGCACACACAGCAGAGTTGCTGTCAGTCACTCAGGCTGGTGTGCTGTGAGCCTAAAAGCAAACCAAGGTATGGATGCTGGGCTGTGAGAGGCATTGAGGTGAAGCGACACGGTTTCACAGCATTAACTTGATCACCCGATGCATTGCGCCTACATTTTACCCTGTGTTTCATTGAATTTCTCCTGTTCTCTTTCTAGATATAATAGCAAGGATGTCCTTCAATTTTGTTTCATCATAAACGCAGTTAATAAAACAAAACAATCGCAAAGTGTGAGAGGTCTGCCACATCAGAGTTTGCTTGTTCTGGGATAGGGATATATCGGCGTTGGGAAGAGGACGCAAAAATAGAGGtactgaaagaagaaaaaaataagaagggCATTTATAAACTAAGATTTCACAGAATACCGTGAAACGGTTAGAATTCTGCAGTGAGTTCAAGGTTGAAAATGCATTTCCTGA
Above is a window of Rhipicephalus microplus isolate Deutch F79 chromosome 1, USDA_Rmic, whole genome shotgun sequence DNA encoding:
- the LOC142768999 gene encoding uncharacterized protein LOC142768999, giving the protein MKCRIPRTKQDIEADFHRKKLTQVFRKHLNKVPVEEVEFKLALEKVKALYEHEQEKRSRGSWDSLAECEDLTLRQRLRKLLRSLKPKPQAAVPRVASSGDDADSESNSAGDSRADAASHSGGTIPSSEESSHAGGCRTIREERISIEEDPDDDVQA